The following are encoded in a window of Dioscorea cayenensis subsp. rotundata cultivar TDr96_F1 chromosome 16, TDr96_F1_v2_PseudoChromosome.rev07_lg8_w22 25.fasta, whole genome shotgun sequence genomic DNA:
- the LOC120279050 gene encoding DNA-binding protein SMUBP-2 produces MEGIGSCFRGFSAVFNGSCIREGIAGSLSRSPHFFAPPISRIRRPLSIFLSLPSSPAQRSTPVRRRRKRKAVLQPKGRPKRDDASCVPSAEEASIRVGTLYQNGDPLGRKELGKCVIRWICQGMRSMASDFASAELQGDFPELRQRLIGNAASTGSLAFVIQAQPYLHAVPVPKGLEALCFKACTHYPTLFDHFQRELRDILQDLQRKSVFSDWRSTESWKLLKEFASSAQHREAVRKTPHAKPVHSGLGMELGKAKVIQSRIEEFVDHMSDLLRIERDSELEFTQEELNAVPTPDENSDSSKPIEYLVSHGQAQQEQCDTICNLNAISSSIGLGGMHLVLFRVERNNRLPPTSLSPGDMVCVRTCNSRGAGATSCMQGFVNNLGEDGCSITVALESRHGDPTFSKLFGKSVRIDKIQGLADALTYERNCEALMLLQKNGLQKKNPSIAVVATLFGDREVIAWLEKNQLVEWGQLEFEGMMVNKSFDDSQLKTIALGLNKKRPLLVIQGPPGTGKSGLLKELITLAVQQGERVLVTAPTNAAVDNMVERLSGNGLNIVRVGNPARISASVASKSLGEIVNDKLANFKKEFERKKSDLRKDLRHCLKDDSLAAGIRQLLKQLGKTLKKKEKETIKEVLSSAQVILSTNTGAADPLIRRVESFDLVIIDEAAQAIEPSCWIPILQGKRCILAGDQCQLAPVILSRKALEGGLGISLLERASPLFDGILATKLTVQYRMHDAIANWASREMYDGLLQSSPTVSSHLLVDSPFVKATWITQCALLLLDTRMPYGSLYVGCEEHLDLAGTGSFYNEGEADIVVRHVFNLIYSGVSASAIAVQSPYIAQVQLLRDKLDEFPEASGVEVATIDSFQGREADAVIISMVRSNTLGAVGFLGDSRRMNVAITRARKHVALVCDSSTICHNTFLARLLRHIRHYGRVKHAEPSSFGGSGMGMDPMLPSIG; encoded by the exons ATGGAAGGTATCGGCTCCTGCTTCCGTGGATTCTCGGCGGTGTTCAACGGGTCTTGCATCAGGGAGGGGATTGCCGGCTCCTTGTCGCGCTCACCCCACTTCTTCGCCCCGCCCATAAGTCGCATCAGACGCCCTCTATCGATCTTCTTGTCATTGCCGTCATCACCAGCCCAGCGCAGCACCCCCGTcaggagaagaaggaagagaaaagcTGTGCTTCAGCCTAAGGGAAGACCGAAAAGGGATGATGCCTCGTGCGTGCCGTCGGCCGAGGAGGCTTCCATCCGCGTGGGGACGCTCTACCAGAATGGGGATCCCTTAGGACGGAAGGAGCTTGGCAAGTGTGTGATCCGTTGGATCTGCCAGGGCATGCGCTCTATGGCCTCCGATTTCGCCTCCGCCGAGCTCCAGGGCGACTTCCCTGAGCTCAGGCAGCGCCTAATCGGAAATGCTGCTTCTACAGGGAGTCTGGCCTTCGTCATCCAGGCCCAGCCTTATCTGCACGCTGTCCCCGTGCCAAAGGGCCTTGAGGCCCTCTGTTTCAAGGCCTGCACGCATTACCCCACCCTCTTCGATCACTTCCAACGTGAGCTTCGTGATATCCTCCAGGACCTCCAGCGCAAGTCCGTCTTCTCCGACTGGCGCTCCACCGAGTCCTGGAAGCTCCTTAAAGAGTTTGCCAGCTCAG CACAACATCGTGAAGCTGTGCGGAAAACTCCCCATGCCAAGCCTGTACATAGTGGTCTAGGAATGGAGCTGGGGAAGGCTAAAGTAATACAAAGCAGGATAGAGGAATTTGTAGACCACATGTCCGACCTTCTGCGCATTGAACGTGATTCAGAACTGGAATTTACACAAGAGGAACTGAATGCTGTTCCCACTCCTGATGAGAACTCAGACTCATCAAAACCAATTGAGTACCTCGTTAGCCATGGGCAGGCTCAACAAGAGCAATGTGACACGATTTGCAATCTAAATGCGATTAGCTCCTCTATTG GCTTGGGTGGTATGCATTTGGTATTATTTAGAGTTGAACGGAATAATAGATTACCTCCTACTAGTCTCTCTCCAGGGGACATGGTTTGTGTAAGAACATGCAATAGCAGGGGCGCAGGTGCAACTTCTTGTATGCAAGGCTTTGTTAACAATTTAGGTGAGGATGGCTGCAGTATAACTGTCGCCTTGGAATCTCGCCATGGGGATCCCACCTTTTCTAAGCTATTTGGGAAAAGTGTGCGCATTGACAAGATACAAGGATTGGCTGATGCACTGACATATGAG CGCAATTGTGAAGCATTAATGCTTCTTCAAAAGAATGGTTTACAGAAGAAAAATCCCTCTATTGCAGTGGTTGCTACACTATTTGGAGATAGAGAAGTTATCGCATGGTTGGAGAAGAATCAATTGGTGGAGTGGGGTCAATTGGAATTTGAAGGGATGATGGTGAATAAAAGTTTTGATGATTCCCAGCTAAAAACAATTGCCTTGGGCTTGAATAAGAAGCGACCTCTGCTAGTAATCCAAGGGCCTCCTGGTACTGGAAAGTCAGGTTTGTTAAAAGAATTGATAACCCTTGCTGTTCAGCAAGGTGAACGTGTACTTGTGACGGCTCCTACTAATGCTGCTGTTGACAACATGGTTGAAAGGCTCTCGGGTAACGGATTAAATATTGTACGGGTTGGAAACCCAGCTAGAATATCTGCATCTGTGGCTTCCAAGTCCTTAGGAGAAATCGTCAACGACAAGCTCGCAAATTTCAAGAAAGAATTTGAGAGGAAAAAATCTGATTTAAGGAAGGATCTACGGCATTGCTTAAAGGATGATTCTCTAGCAGCAGGTATACGCCAGCTCCTAAAACAACTTGGAAaaactttgaagaaaaaagagaaggaaaccaTAAAGGAAGTACTTTCAAGTGCTCAGGTTATACTTTCCACTAATACTGGAGCTGCTGATCCCCTTATCCGCAGAGTGGAGAGTTTTGATCTTGTGATTATAGATGAAGCAGCACAAGCAATTGAACCATCATGCTGGATCCCTATTCTGCAAGGTAAGCGTTGCATTTTGGCTGGTGACCAGTGTCAACTTGCACCAGTGATTTTATCTAGGAAGGCCCTGGAAGGTGGTCTTGGCATCTCCCTTTTGGAAAGAGCGTCACCTTTGTTTGATGGTATTTTAGCTACAAAATTAACTGTTCAATATCGAATGCATGATGCAATTGCAAATTGGGCATCAAGAGAGATGTATGATGGTCTTCTGCAGTCTTCTCCAACTGTCTCTTCGCATCTTCTTGTTGATTCTCCATTTGTCAAG GCTACATGGATTACTCAGTGTGCACTGCTTTTGCTTGATACACGAATGCCATATGGTAGCTTATATGTTGGTTGTGAGGAGCATTTGGATCTAGCTGGAACTGGTTCCTTCTACAATGAAGGTGAAGCAGATATTGTTGTACGACATGTCTTCAACCTTATTTATTcag GTGTCTCTGCAAGTGCCATTGCAGTACAATCCCCGTATATTGCTCAAGTGCAGCTTCTAAGGGACAAACTTGATGAATTTCCTGAAGCCTCTGGTGTTGAGGTTGCAACCATAGACAGTTTTCAAGGGCGGGAAGCCGATGCTGTGATTATATCAATG